Proteins encoded together in one Chitinophaga sp. LS1 window:
- a CDS encoding M20/M25/M40 family metallo-hydrolase — protein sequence MKILWLSLIAIACHQNCLAQDAIDPAIVQKIMQAEFADSHIPQLAQGLTDQSGGRLTGSPGFKRAADWAVQEFKKWHVSYAGTESWGPFGIQWEAESFSLDAVTPYYFPIHAYPVPWSPAADHLQGEVTTITREQSLDADWLQNHAAQFKDKFILIESTPVDTHKNFGVAATRHDQAALDTLKDTYMISSEEMKHIQVYLHNLPVCRKALKQAGAIGIIAARGNSHNGVVMNQATYGFRKNNPMVLPEVDIANEDAQRISRLKKVVLKMNLQVKASTEEVPGMNVIAELKGSNPQLNSQVVMLGAHLDSWTAATGATDNAAGCVVMMEALRLLDSLKLKPGRTIRVALWGGEEQGLHGSFNYVTNHFREKKTRQIKPSQSNISVYFNLDNGTGRIRGIFAQNNTAVVPIFKKWFAPFDTLGANTITLHNTGSTDHLSFDWAGIPAFQFIQDPVDYNSKTHHTNLDDYDHLQIEDLKQAAVIIACFAYQASIRDEKLPAKAIDNTPFIFDGF from the coding sequence GGCTGACAGACCAATCTGGTGGCCGGCTTACAGGTTCTCCTGGATTTAAAAGAGCCGCTGACTGGGCAGTACAGGAATTTAAAAAATGGCATGTGAGCTATGCCGGCACTGAATCCTGGGGCCCTTTCGGTATTCAATGGGAGGCTGAGAGCTTTAGCCTGGATGCCGTCACTCCTTATTATTTTCCGATACATGCTTATCCGGTGCCATGGTCACCCGCCGCCGATCACCTGCAGGGAGAGGTGACTACCATCACTCGTGAGCAATCACTGGACGCTGACTGGTTACAAAATCACGCTGCCCAATTCAAAGATAAATTCATACTGATCGAAAGCACCCCTGTAGATACCCATAAGAATTTTGGGGTGGCCGCTACCAGGCATGATCAGGCAGCACTGGACACTTTGAAAGATACCTACATGATATCGTCGGAGGAGATGAAACACATTCAAGTGTATCTTCATAACCTGCCCGTGTGTAGAAAGGCATTAAAACAGGCAGGGGCGATCGGTATCATTGCGGCAAGAGGAAACAGTCATAATGGTGTAGTGATGAACCAGGCCACTTATGGATTTAGAAAAAATAACCCCATGGTACTGCCTGAAGTAGATATCGCCAATGAAGATGCACAACGCATAAGCCGATTAAAAAAGGTGGTGCTGAAAATGAACCTACAGGTAAAAGCTTCTACAGAAGAAGTACCCGGTATGAATGTGATTGCAGAGCTAAAAGGGTCTAACCCACAATTGAACTCACAAGTCGTGATGCTGGGCGCCCACCTCGATAGCTGGACAGCCGCCACTGGTGCCACTGATAACGCTGCCGGTTGTGTTGTCATGATGGAAGCCCTGCGACTACTGGATTCACTAAAACTCAAACCCGGCAGAACGATCAGAGTCGCATTATGGGGAGGGGAAGAACAGGGCCTGCATGGCTCATTTAACTATGTCACCAATCATTTCAGGGAAAAGAAAACCAGACAAATAAAACCATCACAGTCAAACATTTCCGTCTACTTTAACCTGGACAACGGCACGGGCAGGATCAGAGGAATTTTCGCCCAAAACAACACCGCCGTCGTACCCATCTTCAAAAAATGGTTCGCGCCATTCGATACTCTAGGTGCCAATACTATTACTCTCCACAACACCGGATCCACCGATCACCTGTCTTTTGACTGGGCAGGAATTCCCGCCTTTCAATTCATTCAGGACCCTGTAGATTATAACAGCAAAACCCATCATACAAACCTGGACGACTATGATCATTTACAAATAGAAGACTTGAAACAAGCCGCCGTCATCATTGCCTGCTTCGCTTACCAGGCCAGCATCAGAGATGAAAAACTTCCTGCTAAAGCCATTGATAATACGCCTTTTATCTTCGACGGATTTTAA
- a CDS encoding outer membrane beta-barrel family protein, with protein MKAGPILLLLCLCSCYLYAQQPYAVKGSLTDSAAGIKITDATISVLRAKDSTLCKFIWNNSSHNFSVPLKESGQFILLVSYPGYADYTAEFSLDSTKPVYDFQGINMLLRSRLLTEVLIQGKKAEMKIKGDTTEYDASAFHVEPNAKVEDLLRQFPGIEVDKDGKITAQGKTVNKVLVDGEEFFGDDPTLVTKNIRADMVDKVQVYERSSDQANFTGIDDGKKEKTINIKLKEDKKNGYFGKVEASGGTDNFYTGKLMFNAFKGKERFSAYGILDNTGHFGMDWGESSKYGMSNYNFNFGDDGSIRISGETNDELESYNGEYYGEGLPTAKNGGVHYDNKFNNDKTTVNVNYRIGSLAVDGNKRVITQNTLPSSYINTTSDQQFHNYLFRHKGNGRFEFKLDTTSTLVVNAAGGSRNSSVDNEYNTTSLRQDSTLLNTNSRAVHSKTDETTFNAGILFNKQLKKKGRKFSMGISEGYTRNNGNEFLKSAINYYNEKEGLDSSVVNDQNRVQHSDNNTLTANATFNEPLSDKAQLAFSYDFVLTNANSNLNTYKKSDSDKYDVLDSLYSNDFKIDNVSHQGGAMFIYKATKFRLSAGSKVSNVSFEQLNRYDNSTFKRNFVNINPQVYLTYTFSQSKSMTFNVTRRTQLPTVTQLQPVRINTDPLNIHLGNPDLDPSYSDDIYWNYNSYKAITQQYMYLNANFSLKHNSIVSNVVTDSAGASTYQYANIKKNGYNGGIWAMRDFKTNWWGMSLATMLSANTNVSYNMVNNVLNKSTSYTISPELTLRKNADKKGYFEVNARPNYTIQKSSLLPSLNSNGLGFDAGAEFRVFLPKNFEFYSRTNFTYSPKTKSFNTDLKRTIWNMEVSRKFLKEKQLRVAASVNDLLNQNSGFNRNVSGSQITQNTYSTIRRYFMFTITWDFNKMGGAKPKS; from the coding sequence ATGAAAGCAGGACCTATACTCCTTCTTCTTTGTTTGTGCTCATGTTACCTGTATGCCCAGCAGCCTTATGCCGTGAAAGGGAGTTTGACCGATTCAGCTGCTGGAATAAAGATTACTGATGCCACGATCAGCGTACTCAGAGCAAAGGACTCCACCCTTTGCAAGTTCATCTGGAATAACTCCAGTCACAATTTTTCTGTACCACTTAAAGAAAGTGGCCAGTTTATTTTGCTAGTATCCTACCCGGGATATGCAGACTACACCGCAGAGTTTAGCCTGGATTCAACTAAACCTGTGTACGATTTTCAGGGTATCAACATGCTCCTGAGGTCGAGACTATTAACGGAAGTACTGATCCAGGGCAAGAAAGCGGAGATGAAGATCAAAGGCGATACCACCGAGTATGACGCCTCTGCCTTTCACGTAGAGCCGAATGCAAAAGTAGAAGACCTGCTCCGGCAATTTCCGGGGATAGAAGTAGACAAAGATGGAAAGATCACCGCCCAGGGCAAAACCGTCAATAAGGTACTCGTGGATGGTGAAGAATTCTTCGGTGACGACCCTACTCTCGTGACGAAAAACATTCGTGCCGATATGGTAGACAAAGTACAGGTCTACGAGCGATCCAGCGACCAGGCAAACTTCACGGGGATTGATGATGGTAAGAAAGAGAAAACCATCAACATCAAACTCAAGGAAGACAAAAAGAACGGTTACTTCGGCAAGGTCGAAGCCTCTGGCGGTACAGATAATTTCTATACCGGTAAGCTAATGTTCAATGCATTCAAAGGCAAAGAACGATTCTCCGCTTATGGCATATTAGACAACACCGGCCATTTTGGTATGGATTGGGGTGAAAGCAGCAAGTATGGCATGAGTAACTACAACTTCAACTTTGGAGACGATGGCAGCATCCGCATCTCCGGGGAGACCAACGATGAGCTGGAAAGCTACAATGGTGAATACTATGGAGAAGGCCTGCCCACCGCGAAAAACGGCGGTGTGCACTACGACAATAAATTCAATAATGACAAGACTACCGTCAATGTCAATTATAGAATAGGGTCTCTGGCGGTAGATGGAAACAAGCGTGTAATTACACAAAACACATTGCCTTCTTCCTACATCAATACCACCTCTGATCAGCAATTCCATAATTATCTCTTCCGCCATAAAGGTAATGGCCGCTTTGAATTCAAACTGGACACCACCAGTACCCTCGTGGTGAATGCCGCCGGTGGTTCAAGGAACAGTTCAGTCGATAACGAGTATAATACTACCAGCCTGCGCCAGGATAGTACGCTGCTCAATACTAACAGCAGGGCAGTGCATTCTAAAACGGATGAAACCACCTTTAATGCCGGCATCTTATTCAATAAGCAATTGAAAAAGAAAGGCAGAAAATTCTCCATGGGTATCAGTGAAGGTTATACCCGTAATAATGGAAATGAGTTCCTGAAATCTGCTATTAATTACTATAATGAAAAGGAAGGACTGGATAGTAGTGTGGTCAACGATCAGAACAGGGTACAGCATAGCGACAACAATACTTTGACCGCTAATGCAACCTTCAATGAACCACTGTCAGACAAAGCACAACTTGCGTTCTCCTACGACTTTGTGCTGACCAATGCCAACAGTAACCTGAACACGTACAAAAAATCTGACTCCGATAAGTACGATGTACTGGATAGCCTGTATAGCAACGATTTCAAAATTGACAACGTCTCTCATCAGGGTGGCGCGATGTTTATTTACAAGGCGACTAAGTTCAGACTCAGTGCAGGTTCCAAGGTATCCAATGTATCGTTCGAACAACTGAACCGCTATGACAACAGCACCTTCAAACGGAACTTTGTCAATATCAATCCACAAGTCTACCTGACGTATACATTCAGTCAGTCAAAGTCTATGACCTTTAACGTAACCAGGAGAACGCAATTGCCCACAGTGACACAATTGCAACCTGTGAGAATTAACACCGATCCACTGAATATACACCTGGGCAATCCTGACCTGGATCCGTCTTATAGCGATGATATTTACTGGAATTACAATTCCTATAAAGCGATTACGCAGCAATACATGTACCTGAATGCGAACTTCTCGCTCAAGCATAATTCGATTGTATCGAATGTAGTAACAGATTCTGCCGGCGCCAGTACTTATCAATATGCAAATATTAAGAAGAATGGCTACAATGGAGGTATCTGGGCGATGCGTGATTTCAAAACCAATTGGTGGGGCATGAGCCTTGCAACGATGTTGTCTGCCAATACCAATGTGTCTTATAACATGGTGAATAATGTACTGAACAAATCGACGTCCTACACTATTTCGCCAGAGCTCACCCTTAGAAAGAATGCTGACAAAAAGGGTTACTTCGAAGTTAACGCCCGGCCAAATTATACCATTCAGAAGTCATCGCTATTGCCCAGCCTGAATAGTAATGGATTGGGATTCGATGCGGGTGCCGAGTTCCGGGTGTTCCTTCCAAAAAATTTCGAGTTTTATTCCAGAACGAATTTTACTTATTCTCCAAAAACCAAATCGTTTAATACAGATCTGAAGAGAACGATCTGGAATATGGAAGTAAGCCGGAAATTCCTGAAGGAAAAACAACTGAGAGTAGCGGCTTCGGTGAATGACCTGCTGAATCAGAATTCTGGTTTTAACAGAAATGTATCAGGTAGTCAGATTACACAGAATACCTACAGCACGATCAGAAGATATTTCATGTTCACCATCACCTGGGACTTCAATAAAATGGGTGGTGCAAAACCTAAATCATGA